The genomic stretch CTGTAAATTTTCCAAGTTCGGTGTTCTAATCTCATTTGTACCATCCAGCAAGAAAATGCCTCAGCCAGAAACAGAAAAGGCATGACAAAGCCTGCGCCAAGAATTAGTTTGCAGTATTGATTACACTGGTAGGCATGGATGCAAGGTGAAGAAGAAATTACCACAATTCCACAAACTCACCTGGAAAATAAGAAGTCTAATGCATAGCATCTTTTCGGTGCACCGGCCGAACAATCTGAGGAACAGGTTGACCAGGGTCCCATCCTTTGTCCCGGTCAACAGTCCTGTTTGAAGATCAAATCTGGACGAAGAACACAACTTGTAATGTCAATACGGTTGGTAAAGATGGTAACATGATTGTAGCAAAAATCTAGCATGAACCTACTTTGGTAGGCGATGCCTTGGACAAGGAATTATCTTAAAAAGCTGCAATGATGATgaaatgaataaaaaataaatgaacGAGTGACGCAAAATAATATAATTGAAAAAGTATTTAATTACAGGAGGGAGGTTAAACCAACCTGAGGACAGGAGTACAGGAAATTCAAAACTTGAGGCAAGAAGAAGAGCAGGAGTGTCTCACTGCAGAGAAACGACAGTGACTTAGCATGGATAATTGATAAGAGTTTACAGCCATGCGCATGTAAAATACAGTACACAAAAGTATAGCCATGCATATGGATGCTTTTACTGGTATGATATCATGCCAAACACTTCAACGACTATAGAAGATCACCagtaaatcccttcatgattcaATAGAATAGATACCATCTAAACCATACTTGGGGTCTTTATAATTAGTCTCCAAAGTGACATTGAAGTAGACATAGAAAAATCTTCCTTTACTCTGACCGCATCTCAAATCACACTCGTCAACAAAGATATTCCACCATCTATATCTCTCCTTTCCATAGATCATGGACTCCAAGAACAGAGATTTTATGTTTTACTGGTCTAAAGAAATAGTGTTCATATGCCAAAATACAGATTTCAAGTTGATGTTAAGATCTCCATCCCTCAGAATCAGTCCTTATGTTTCTACAAATATTTGCATCCAACATGGAGATCGAAATGCCTATAGGTGTCATGGTAGTTAATTTGTTTTCTGCTAGTGTTGCCAATTGCCTTCTTTATGTTCTGGACGTACACTAATGAACCAAGGGCAACTAAAGttgttttattaaaaataatagccCGCATTAAGTTCCTTAGATAGAGACCATTCATTATAGCATAGAGAAATATTATGAAGTTTATAGACAAATAGAGACAAGAAGTTACAGTTGTTATAACTACATATATATAAAGAAGATAGAAAGTAAATGAAGAATTGAACTTACCTGAAATGGCCAAGAATTCCAACTACAGCCAAAGCCATTCCAGCAAAGTAGGTGTACGTATCACCAACAAAGACTGATGAAGGATACCTAGCATACAAATAGAAATATTTGCATCTTTGTATAAACTTCAGAACACCAAGCAATGCAAATGTTTTGTAAAGAATACCATAACCAATTGTTGAGCTGATTTTAAATACCAGTTATACGAAAGTAGAGCCAATGAAGTAGCCAGCAAGGGAAggacaagataaatagaaaatgCATGAGCCTGTTGATATTCCGAGTTTGTGGATGCACCAATTTGCATCACATTATGGATTAAGACCTGTAATTGGACTAACTATTATTAATTTCATCCAAATGAAACATTTAGAAGAAATATGATGTCTGTAGCCTTCTTACTGCAGCAGAAATTACAACAGTCTGCCCAGCTTCCAGGCCATTTAAACCAGCATGGATGTTAATGGAGTTTGTGCAAAAGACTGCCAGCATGCCCATATATAGCTTGTAAATCCAACCTGTTCTTCCCacaaatatacaagaaaaaagaacAAAGCTATGAATATATCTTGAGATAGATGCAGCCTAAAATCATTTAAGAAAGAAAAAACAACAAAGTTTGCCACAGAACCCAAAAGACACCATGCATAACCAGAATGAAATAACTATTGTGAGAAAATATCTTTGTCGAGAAATTCAAGATTAAACAAGTTAATATGGTTGAAATTAGTGTTTTTATCATAATTCAGGATTTGCCAACCTTTCATTGTGAGtccgttaaaattaaaattatacctcATCAAAATGGCAGTTGTGGCATGTTTAGTATGTTGAAATCAAAAGAGGAACAGAATCACCATTGCACTTTGGGTTTCAATCCTGTGTCTGCTATTTGAAAATGTGGAATGGAATTGTCGTTCTTAAGGGTGTGCTTCCTATAAAAGAAagaaaccaaaaaggaaataagcTCCCTCCGTTTCTATTGATGGAAAAAATTACTGTGGGTGATCTTTCTTTAATTTTCCTCTATAATTTTTCCGAACAGAAATTGCACTCTCATTTGGAATGAAGCTCAAATCTATgcctaaaatataaatttatttcttttcaactatatatatctttatttatatttttcttatctttgataaataaaatttcaaaattttctcctTAAAAATATTACAGTATTTCCGTGACATTTTTCTCTCGACCCCCTCCTTTTTCCCCATCTATTTCTTTCCTTTGTAGGAAAGAACACCTAAAGTAGAAGGAATTTTAATTCCAAGTTCAAATATTAAATCAACCATTGCACCTATTTTTCTCTTAAAAAAAGGTATGCATGCATCTCATATTTACATAACTTTCCTTTAATTACCCAAAATCATTtcaatgtttattggaatattGAAACCAAAGATAGGAAGAGAATCAATTTCACTCTATACCAATTTCTATTACATTCAATCCTGAATGCATTCCACTGTACCAAACATATATGTTTTGGTAAGAGGGAATGGAATGggaaaaaaattgaaattgaatggAATGATAAGTAGTATCCATTCCcaaaatatattagaaaatacCTGGAATAAAAAGAAATGTTTAGTGGTAAATCCAAAGTTTGTTTCTTGTTTGATAAAATAATGTAaatattcaaaatcttttaaggaGATTAAATGAATGTAGAATCATATGCATGGCGTGTTCAGCAAGCAAGACTTCCTTTTAGTTGACTTACTTCCTTTTAGCAAGTAAAATGAGGATTAGTCATGTTATTCTATGCTGAAGTTCCTTTTTACTGCTAAAAAACAGTAAGGGAGATGTCACCATCATGCATAAGATATCTTTGTTCATTCCCATGATTCATccgtatgtgtgtgtgtgtgtgtgtgtaaatATTTTTATTGACATGATAACTAAATGCAACAACCGAAATGATAATTGTTAAAACCATATTCATTTTTGGATTGAGACTGTTGCACTAAATGCCATGCAAACCACAGTATCTGCAGTGAACACAAAAATCAAAACTAATATTTTCTGGACAGATAGTGTACGCAAAAACTTAATGTGATTAATGTCCAACAAAAAAGTACCTAAATCAAGAACAGCTACTCCAACATATTGAATAAGTGGCTTTGGTATGATGATGGTAGTATGCCCAGCATATGCCATTAACAAGGGAAGAGTTGCAAATGAGGGTAGCACCAATTTTCTGCTCTTGAAAAGAAAAGAGAATCAGCTTCAAATAGAAACTAAGGAACAGCTTGCAGGACTCCAGATGAATGAGATATAGTGGCTGCGGGAACTTGTCAAGAATAAAGGCAACACAAGAAAATACTAGaagaattaaatataataaagttcCTTCAGAAGTTCATACACTCTCCAAGGGAGGTCAAGAACATCATCCACAAATCCCAGAAGAATCATGAAGCAGATAGAAGCCAGTGCTGCATTATATTCAACAAGCCACTGCATTCAGAACAAGAAGCTCAACCATGTGACTAAAAATCCATGTACACATGTTAAACTTCTGAAAGAAATGCGTCATGCACTTGCATTATCTAAAAAGAGAGCCATCTGCAATTCTGAGCCCATAACATGTTTTTGAACATAAATATCAGAAATCAGAATGTGAAACAAGTCACAAAAACATCTCCATGAATAGACCACATTTAGATAGTCAGAAAAGTATGGTAAGTCAAAAGGCTACATTGCACTAGTTAATTCCTGATGAAtccataaatataaaatacaacatAATGTTGAAATATGGGAGTGAAAGCATACATGGCCATGCTGGTCTCCATCACCAAACAACTGACAAGGTGATAAGAAATGAGAACAAAATTTTCCTAATGTAAAAGACACCTGGAACGGATATTAAAGCATACTGCATGGACCAGTGTAACTGTTTAATAGATTGTCATAGGATTTCGACATGTATGAGAACCTATACTATTAGGTACTGGATGTCGATGGTGGCATACATcatcttttctaaatcttaaaCCACACTGAAGATAGGAGTGCATATTAGGCAGATTTCAAAATTGTCATTTTGCAAACTTCAACTAAACCATTTAATCACTATGACAGTATTCCAACAGCATTTAAAGTGCATCATATTATATCAGCAAAAGAAAGCCTACAaacaattttgttatttttttggtATGTTTATGAAGAGTCATTCACAAAATTAATAAACTGAGAGATGCACATTTACACAGCAACATCACATGTATTTATGAACTTCATATAGGACAAATATACATACATTGGAGTCTGATGTGAAGTTGAAATGCTGAAACAATATAGCAACAACCAAGTAGACAAATCCAATAACGATGCCCAAAGATTCAGGCCTGAAAAAAAAAAGGTGTGTTTATTATGATTTTCTTTATGCATAATATGATGGAATATCAATAAGAGAATAAGTATGTCTAGAAATCCATAAATATTTAATGCACTATACAGATTCATATATATTTAATCCATAATAACTTCTCCATTCAGTAAGCTCACGCAAGAAGTCTTCATTAATAGCCAGTGAAAATACGttgatattttataaatattttatgtgagagtttaaatgaaaaataaaacaaactataTTAAGTGATTTCTAATCAAGTAAAACACCACAGCactagaaaataaacatttcgaatttgaattcagtagcttaaaattaaaccaaaaaaaacgaaaataaaaatttcataaaaatctaAAACACTTCTTCAGCAATAAATCAGCCTATTTACTCAGTTATTTAGCTATTTCTGTACTGAAATCTACAAATATTGTCCAACCTAAAGACTATTACTACATATTTATGCATAAGAGAAGCCAACTTTTGAAACAAATAAAAGATACACAAACCAAAACAAAGTAAATGATCATCAGTTTAGTTATGTTGATGGTTGAAGTCTCCATGATGTGTCTCTCCATTATCGGGCAGCTTAACAATGTCAGCAAGTTCAATGCATAAATTGAAAAAGCCCCAACTTGATGAATAACTTAAAACATTAACCAAGGAAGACATAATACTCAGGTGATACCTTAATTCTTATGTATAGCAGATTCAAATGtcaataatttatatataatatggAGACTTCATACTGCTTATCATTATGGCAACCTCAACAAATAAGAAACCAACCCATTAAAGCCTCGATACGAATATTTTGTGTGAACGGGTAGCTTCAATTCAAATGGCCAAAGCTAGTCAACTAGGACAAAAGCAGTTTCACCTAAATTGAATCTTCTCTTTCAAgttggataaaaataaaaaactgcATGCAACTCTACTAATTCTAAGAAGTAAAAGTTTGCACTAATTTAGAAGTTTGAAGACCATAGAATTCCCGATTGTGTTCAAGACATTATGCTCTGGGGTAACTTACAAGActgaagtctaacaaagtcagtCAGCGTATTAGATCTAGTCTACTTAACGTAAGATGTGGAAAGTGGAAATGCTTGTGTCTCTACGGTCAAACATAAGACACATACTTTATTTAGGTAAAATGAAGTAAATTTAATCGCCACTTTTTATAAACTCGGAAATTTACAATAAATTTCATGCAATCAACTTGCAGTAAGTCAGAAATTAGCGAAATTAAGATCAAACAGGCGAACGAAAAGGCAAAAAAGTTCATCAAGGTAAGAAGTTTAATTAAGAAAATCAAGGTAGAAAGCAAGGAGGGGAAAACCAACACTTTGATGGCTCCCTGCTGAGTCCCCTTCTTATTGATGTCAAACCCGAAGAGATTTCGGCGCAGCACGTAGCGTGCCGCCACGGGGATCATTCGCAGCGCCACGACGAAGGCGCCGAAGCTCATGGCGGCACTTATGGAGATGGATCTACGCAATTCGGGCTCGATCTGGTAGTGCACGAAGACGAGGTAAAAGAATGGGAGGAAAAACGCGGCGGCGGTTGGGACGATGATGCCAAGTTTCGGCGGAGCCAGGGGCGGGTCTTCCACAGGCAGCGGTTTGTTTTCCTTAGCCGAGATCGGCGGCCGGACGTCTACAGTTTTTGAGGAGGGCTTCCGGCGAGTCGCCATGGCGGCAGCGGTGGGTCGTCGACTCGTCGGGAAGCCGAAGGGAAGGGCGAACGGAACGAATAAGGAAGAAGTGAGAGAAAGATGTCCACGCGGCGGCCGGTTAGTGGGCGCTCGACGTGTCAAAAGGGCATTAAAAAGAGTGGGCCCACTAATATGGGGCCATGACGGCTATTGGGTGCGAAATGAGATCAGACGTGGCAAACGGTCAGACCGTCCGCTGCCCAATTCGTCTTGTCTTGCGGGCTGAAAAACTGAGCCGGGTCAGATCGGGCTGAATCAAAACATCTACAAATTGAGTCGGACTGAATCAACGGTGAAAATATTCGATAGAGTTAAGATCCgactcttttctcttctcttcaattttttttttaaataactaattTATAACTTAGCCATTAAAATCATTGAcaatttgaaaagcatttcatAATTCTggaactttaaaaatatttcaaaaataaaaaataaaaaatccagTGTCCAATTTGATGTTATCTGAATACTTACAGTTATGGAGATATAGTAGTGCTAAATCCCACAGAACTTTGATTGGAACTATTCGTATTGAGACTTCCACTGCCAACCACACTGCTTTCTTCTTGCTGCATCCTTCTTCTTTTCGACCTGTTCTtggcatcttcttccttctcatcaATGAAAGAGAAGAACCTCTGCAGGCTGCCCACCGCGGAAGAATTGGCCTCCTCCGTGGGACAGTGGCGAAGATATTGACAAATCACGGTCACGAAATATATGAGCAAAGCAAGAACACACGTCATTCCACATATCAAAAACAGACCCAAGAAGCTTCTTATTTGGAGGGATTCAGAATCGAGCTCGTTGATGTCGGAGCTGCACACGTCCGTGCTCAGCCACTTGTCGTGGATTCGTTGGAGATCGCCGTTCTCTGACAGCGTAAGGATCGCAGTAGAGAAGTCGACGGCTAAAGGAGAGTCCCTCGGAAATGCCTAGGAGAATGATGAATGAAGTCAAACACACAGGCTAAGATTCATGCAAACCGAACACGATGATTCAACTTCTTATGTAACTTACGAATCCCCAGCCGTTTCGGGTAAATTCTGATCCTACCACAGCAAACTTGCATTGAGTCGAGAGAAAGAGCTGGATATAGGGCAGCTCATCCACCACAGCGGCAACACCCCCATTGTTTGGTCCAAGCTCAAGTGCTCTTGCGTAGTCTTCAGGGGGACCAAGAGCGATTAGTCTGGACCTCGAAATGCCAAGCTCCTCGGCGAGATAGTTTTCAGTAAATGAACCGCCTTGGAACCCTATAGGCTCATCACTAGCAATCAAGTTATCAATGCCTGTTACTGGCGATTGCAGATGTTGGACAGTTAGAATTGAGGTCAGATTCGCTGTGTAGCTCGACTGAATTATCAGCACGACGAAGAGCCATATTATGAGGATCATACGCCCTGTAGCGCTTACAGTGTTTTCCCCTGTGAACAAACAGAGAAATCTGAATATTCAAGGCATGAGAATGCTGATCCTAGTTACTGAAGATCACGTAGGGTTCACTTACTGTGTGCAAAGAATAGAGTTGAGAAGCTGAACCTGCAAAGCCATCGGAGATCGCATGGTGTCAAAGttcaaatgaattaaaatgcTTATTCTTGTGTGAGATCAAGTTCAAATGAACACTAACCAAAACACAGTAACTATCTGTTTTCTAGGAGGGCCACGGAATTCATCGTTGAGCCGGTGCTCGAGGATCCAAATCACTGCTCCTATTACAAGTAAGGAGATCGCTGTGACACACCACATTTCCCAAGTAAACGGCTGCAAGAAAGCCCATGCGCCGGAGTTAGTCTTTTTCACGGCGGTCAGTAGTACGAGCCCAGATTCAGCATATGGCTGTGTAAAGTCAACAATCTTAGTTCGATTTGTTACTATGGTCATGTCACCAACGGCAGCATCAAATTCCTACAAGAAGCAAAGATTCATCATGCTGATCAGTAAGTTTCTTCTTAGTGCTATATAGTAATCTGAAAATCCAATATCTTCATTGAATTGTTTTTGCAGAACCATTTTTTCCTTAAGACTTACACCCAATGCAACCATTTCAGCGAGCTTCGCATAGCTGGGATTCTCACGGCCATCTCCGTAGGGTAAGAATCTGTAGGGAAGAGGATAAGGCAACAAGTTGACTGCAGCAGTGAACACGTCTATGCAGAAACCTTTGATGTCGTTGCCATCTGATGATACTGAAACAAATTGTCTGAAACTAAATCTTTTTGGAACTCCAATTCTCAGTTCCTTTCCATTGTTAGGGAAGACCCATCCGCGAGGTTTGGCCATGGTATCGCCGGGCCAAATCACACTGAGCAGTTGTTGATTTGAAGTGGAAAGATTTGCTGGTTTTTCATACAACTTTTCAGGAGATGCAATTGACAAACCAGAATAATTTGACCAGTAACCAATTGTTCTCCACCCAGTTCCTATTATATTGAGCAAATCATAGGCTGGTTGAATCAGATTCCTTTCATGATCAAACTGGAATTTACCAGTTACACCATCAAAACTTGTGCTGAGAATCTTGTCCAGCAAAGCCTGTCCCTGATCAAACACACTCATGGCCTCGAGATGTAGGCTCCCTCCCTCCGTGTCAAGCAAATTCGAGTCATTAGAAAATGAAACCCTCCCTCCATCGCTGAAAAAGGCATCCAATGCATGAGAAACCAACCAAACAGTATCGTAAGCATACAGTCCATAAGAGTTCAACTTGAAATTTTCAGCCTTCTCATTCTTGATTAGTTGGCTCCATCTTGAAATTAGCATGTTCTTGAGCTTTGAATCTGCAGTATGCTGGCGCAGTGAAAGAACTCCTTGCATTGTCTCCATAGTTGTTGCATCCAACGGCGCGGAAGAATCTAACAGAGAAGAAAGCCAATCTGTTGCTATCCAAACATACCCATTCGACATCATACCGAGGTATCTTGCTGTCGAGAAAATTTTGATACCGATATCTGGGCTCACATGTAGGACAATAATCCTTGAACCCATGAGTGCAACCTTCACCAACAAGTCCATGATGTCGCTCGATGTAGCCCCGGGCCGCAATGCAGCCTTGCATGATATCATGTGGCGCTTTTCTGCAAGCTTATCTCCGAGAGAAGTTACTCCATTTCGACCATGATCATCGTCGATGAAGATTGCTATAACCTGGTTCCACTGATAATGATCGACTAGATCAGCAACAGCAGCCATTTGGAAGAGGTCACTTTGGATGCTCCGGACAAAGAAGGGATATTGCAGAGAGTTAAGTGTGGGATCCGTTGCAGCAAAGGACACAAGAGGGACTTGGAGCTCATTTGAAACATGCGAAATGACATGAGCAATCACAGACGACTGCGGGCCAATGATGGCAACAATGTCCGTCTCCATGAACTGCAAGGCTGTGCAAGTcaaatccaagaagaaacaatgagTTCATATTGTTAGAGCTCATTCAGGCATTTCAACAAACAGACAATGTGCTACGCACCTTGAACAACGCCTATGAGGTTGTTGCAATTGGAGTCTTGCATTACAACAGCAAGTTTGGTGCCTCGGAGAATGCTTGGATCTGCATTGACGTCTCTCACTGCAGCATCAATTGCAACCTTGGCAACTCTTCCAATGGTGGTATTGTGTGAAAAAATGGCACCAACGTGCACTGTAGCAGGCCTCATGGTGGAGTCATTCATATTGAGGCCGCCCAGGGAAAGATTAAGAAAGATAGCCAAAAATAGAAGCAAAGCAAGCTTCATAGTATGAGATTTACACTGAAAATCTCAACTTTTCCCCTATTTTTACAAACTTATCATAAATCCATCTCATACATGCGCCGATTAGCAAAAAAGCAAAAAAGAAGAGTTGCTGAAAATAAGATCCATGAGGAactggaaaagaaaagaaattcaaTTCAAAAGAAGTCGAGGTGTGAATCCAAGGGGAAAAACCAACAAAGGAAACAATTGCAGGACTTAGAGCAGATAAGGAGGAGAAATAGGAACATGTGGCCCAACTTCGAACTCGAAGCGCAAACAAATTTCACGTTCTTTCCATCGAAATGGATCCAAATGTCTGGTGTTCTGCTGAAGAAATTAATAGAGACAGGGACAGGAAACTACTTGCCCAGATTAAGAAGAAATATAGAAGAAAACATCTCACTGGATGCTGTTCTACTTCTTCTGAGAATTTTTGGGAGGAACAAGACCGAGCAATGAAAACTATGCAAGGAAACAAATATCAAAAGGGCTCCTTGTAAGGATGAAAAAACAATCAAATAACATTCCTGTCTGTTTTACTGCGCAAGAACATTGTAAAATATCTATCGCatgagtgaaaaaaaaaaaatcatattttaagtCGATACGTTAAATAATCGCCACgcgaaattttgaaaatatttaaatcgcgtgcattaatattaaaattaccgAATCACatattcaatttcatttttatCCCTACCAATTCAAATGTTTACGTGAATAACAGTAATTTTAATGCTACCGTAAGTTCTcgattaata from Zingiber officinale cultivar Zhangliang chromosome 5B, Zo_v1.1, whole genome shotgun sequence encodes the following:
- the LOC121984795 gene encoding glutamate receptor 3.1-like; the encoded protein is MKLALLLFLAIFLNLSLGGLNMNDSTMRPATVHVGAIFSHNTTIGRVAKVAIDAAVRDVNADPSILRGTKLAVVMQDSNCNNLIGVVQALQFMETDIVAIIGPQSSVIAHVISHVSNELQVPLVSFAATDPTLNSLQYPFFVRSIQSDLFQMAAVADLVDHYQWNQVIAIFIDDDHGRNGVTSLGDKLAEKRHMISCKAALRPGATSSDIMDLLVKVALMGSRIIVLHVSPDIGIKIFSTARYLGMMSNGYVWIATDWLSSLLDSSAPLDATTMETMQGVLSLRQHTADSKLKNMLISRWSQLIKNEKAENFKLNSYGLYAYDTVWLVSHALDAFFSDGGRVSFSNDSNLLDTEGGSLHLEAMSVFDQGQALLDKILSTSFDGVTGKFQFDHERNLIQPAYDLLNIIGTGWRTIGYWSNYSGLSIASPEKLYEKPANLSTSNQQLLSVIWPGDTMAKPRGWVFPNNGKELRIGVPKRFSFRQFVSVSSDGNDIKGFCIDVFTAAVNLLPYPLPYRFLPYGDGRENPSYAKLAEMVALGEFDAAVGDMTIVTNRTKIVDFTQPYAESGLVLLTAVKKTNSGAWAFLQPFTWEMWCVTAISLLVIGAVIWILEHRLNDEFRGPPRKQIVTVFWFSFSTLFFAHRENTVSATGRMILIIWLFVVLIIQSSYTANLTSILTVQHLQSPVTGIDNLIASDEPIGFQGGSFTENYLAEELGISRSRLIALGPPEDYARALELGPNNGGVAAVVDELPYIQLFLSTQCKFAVVGSEFTRNGWGFAFPRDSPLAVDFSTAILTLSENGDLQRIHDKWLSTDVCSSDINELDSESLQIRSFLGLFLICGMTCVLALLIYFVTVICQYLRHCPTEEANSSAVGSLQRFFSFIDEKEEDAKNRSKRRRMQQEESSVVGSGSLNTNSSNQSSVGFSTTISP
- the LOC121984796 gene encoding UDP-N-acetylglucosamine--dolichyl-phosphate N-acetylglucosaminephosphotransferase-like, with amino-acid sequence MATRRKPSSKTVDVRPPISAKENKPLPVEDPPLAPPKLGIIVPTAAAFFLPFFYLVFVHYQIEPELRRSISISAAMSFGAFVVALRMIPVAARYVLRRNLFGFDINKKGTQQGAIKVPESLGIVIGFVYLVVAILFQHFNFTSDSNWLVEYNAALASICFMILLGFVDDVLDLPWRVKLVLPSFATLPLLMAYAGHTTIIIPKPLIQYVGVAVLDLGWIYKLYMGMLAVFCTNSINIHAGLNGLEAGQTVVISAAVLIHNVMQIGASTNSEYQQAHAFSIYLVLPLLATSLALLSYNWYPSSVFVGDTYTYFAGMALAVVGILGHFSETLLLFFLPQVLNFLYSCPQLFKIIPCPRHRLPKFDLQTGLLTGTKDGTLVNLFLRLFGRCTEKMLCIRLLIFQALSCLFCFWLRHFLAGWYK